The Halorubrum sp. BV1 sequence TGATCGACGCGACCGGTCCGGCAGCCCCCATCGCGAGCGCGCTCGACGTGGTCGATCTGGAGCGTGAAAACCAGGCGATCGGCATCGAATACGAGATGGAGGGCGTCGAGATGAACCACCCGGAGTACGCCGACCTGCGGCGCGCGATGATGCTCCGGCTCGACCACGACATCGCCCCGGGCGGATACTCGTGGATCTTCGCCACCGGGGAGGACACGGCGAAGGTCGGCATCTGTTACATCCAGAACGACCGCCACCGCGAGTTCGCCGACGAGGGGCAGACCGTCGACGGCTACTTAAACGAGTGGATAGAGCGAGATCCGCGGTTCGCCGACGCCGAACGCATCGACGGGAAGGTCCACCGCGGCTCCGCCCACATCCAGATGCCGGACGAGATGCACACCGACCGCTTCCTCGCAATCGGGGACACGGTCCCCTCCATCGACCCGCTGTGGGGCGAGGGGATCCATAAGGGGATGAAGTCGGCTCGCGCCGCCGCGGCCACCGTCGACCGGTGTCTCACCGACTCGGAGCGCCGCCTCGACGCGGAGAGCCTCGCGGTTTACGAGCGGCTCTGGCACCGCGACGTCGCGCCGCGGATGAAAGCACGGCTGATGCTCACGCGCCTTCTGTACCTCGCGCCGAACGAGCGGTACGACCGGTTTATGCGCGACCTCCGCGCGACCGACGAGAACACGCTTGAGAAGGCGAATCAGGGAGACACCGCCGCGATGGCGAAGCTTCTCCACCTCGACGACCTCCCGCTTTTGGCCACCTTCGCCCGCGAGCATTTCCTTTAACTCGGGCTCGGATCGCGCTCTTCGCGAGCGCTCTCCGGATCGTCGTCGGGGACGGGGGCGGCCTCGCGAACCGCCGCCAGTAGCGCCTCGTCGCTCGCGTCTCCGTCGACGGAGACGACCTGGTCGGCGGCCGCGAGAACGGGCGCGTTCGGTCCCGCATTCCCGCCGAACGCGACCGTCACGTCGACCGTGCTCGCGAGGGCGACCGCAGCCTCCAGCGCCTCGTCGTCCACCGGCTCGAACGGCGGAGCGGAGACGACTGTCGCGGCCGCGTCCGCGGCGACCGCGGCGGCCGCGTCACCCGCGGGAACGACGCCGACGGAGAGACTGTAGCCGGCGGCGGCGAGTCGGGCGATCGCCCGTGCCGCGTCGCGGCCGCTCCCGACGACGTGGATCCGACGGGCGTCGGATTGGACGGCTCCTCCGGAGGAGTGACCGGAATCAGACGCGTCTCGGCCGCTGGACGCGTCCCAGTCGTCGACCGCGGCGAACGCCGTCACCGCGGCCTCGCCGGTCGCGGGACTTCGGCCGACGAACGCCTCGGCGTCGAAGGCCGCGCGCAGCGTCTCCGCGGTCAGCACGTCGTCCGGTGGCCCGGCGGCGTGGACGCCGCCGTTCGCGACGACGACGAGTTCGTCGCAGAACCGGGCGGCCGCGTCGAGGTCGTGGATCGCCGCGAGCGCGCCGCGTCCGTCGTCGACGAGGTCGCGGACGAGTTCGAGTGTCTCGACGGCGTGGTTCACGTCGAGGCTCGCGGTGGGTTCATCGAGGAGCAGGGCGGGCGTCTCTTGAGCCAGCGCCCGCGCGAGGAGCACCCGCTGGCGTTCGCCGCCGGACACGGCGGTGATCGACCGGTCGGCGAACCGGGACACGCCGGCGGCGTCCATCGCCTCGCGAACCGCGCGCTCGTCGTCTGCTCCGTGGCCGTCGAACCGCCCGAGGTGCGGGGTCCGTCCCATCTCCACGACGTGTCGCACTCGGAAGTCGAACGCGAGGTTCGTCTCTTGGGGGACGCTCGCGACGCGGCGTCCGGTCTCGCGCGCGGAGAGGTCCGCGACCGACTCGCCGTCGAGCCTGACCGAACCGGCGTCCGGGGTGATCGTCCCCTTGATAGCCCGGAGGACCGTGGTCTTGCCGGCCCCGTTCGGGCCGACCAGTCCGACCAGATCGCCGCGGTCGACGCGGAGGTCGACGCCCGAGACGACGGAGACGTCACCGAAGGCGACGGCGAGGTCGTCGACGGCGACGAGTGGAGCGTCGCGGTCGGACGGCTCCGGGGCTTCGGGAGTCACAGCTCGTGCACCTCCCGGTTCACGAGCAGGTAGACGAAGAAGGGCGCGCCGACGGCGGCGGTGACGATGCCGACCGGAAGCTCCGTGCTCCCGGCGCGGGCCACGGTGTCTGCGGCGACGAGGAACGAGCCGCCGGCGAGCGCCGCAGTCGGGAGCAGGACGCGGTGGTCAGGGCCGACCACGAGCCGGAGCATGTGCGGGACGATCAGCCCGACGAAGCCGATCACGCCGGCGAAGGCGACCCCCGCGGCGGTGATGAGCGCGGAGGCACAGAGCAGGATTCGCTTCGTACGTTCGACGGCGACCCCGAGTCCGCGCGCCTCCTCTTCGCCGAGCAACAGGACGTTCAGGTCGCGCGCGTACGCGAGAAGCAGAACGAAAAGCGGCGGCACGACGACCGCGGTGACGGCCACGTCGCTCCACGCGGCGCCCGAGAGGTGACCCATGAGCCACGCGACGACGCGGCGGAGCGACTCGCCGGCCCGTAACTGGAGGTACGAGATCACCGCGCCGAGAAACGTCTGGACGGCGACGCCGGCGAGGAGGAGAGTCGCCACGGGCGTCCGACCGCGAGTGGTCGCGATCGCGTAGACGCCGAACGCGGCCGCGAGCGCGCCGACGAACGCGAAGAGGCTCACCCCGGTGCCGTCCGAGACGCCCACGTCGACCGCGCCCACGAGCGGGAGGGTGACGGTGGCGGAGACCGCGACGGGAAACACGATGAACGCGACCGCGCCGGCGGCCGCGCCCGAGGAGACGCCGATGATCGACGGGTCCGCCATCGGGTTGCGGAAGAACCCCTGCATGACGGTTCCGGCGGCCGCGAGCGCGAAGCCGACGAGCGCGGCCAAAAGGATCCGCGGGAGCCGCACCCCGACGACGATCTGGCGGTGGACGTCGTCGACGGGGAAGGCGAACGGCGAGCGGTAGGCGACGTCGACGCCCGGCAGCAACAGCGGTCCGCCGCCGAGCGACGTGAACTCGACGCCCACGGGGACGACGAGCACGTTCACGACCGCCTTCAGCACCTCCGTAGGCGGGATGGTGACCGGACCGATCGCGGCGCTCACCACCATCACGGCGACGAGCGTCGCCGCGAGCGCCGCGGACCACGCCATCGACCGCGTCCACGCGTGCATCTGTTCACCAAGGAGACTTGTGGTAGATAAGTACTTATTGGGTGCGCGCCGTCGTCGATCTGATGCGACTCACATCCGTCTTCGTCGCGGCGCTGCTCGTGACGAGCGCGATCGCCGGCGGCGTCACCGCCGCGACCGTGAACGCCCAGCCAGCGGTAACACACGTCGACCACGCCGCCGCTCACCCTGTCGCCTCTGCGGACCCCGTCACGTCCGGCGGTGTACAGTCGCAGGCGCAGGCCAGCCACGGCGGCGGGGCCTCCGACGCGTGTGAATTCCCGGTCGAACTGACGGACGCGACGGGGACGACGGTCACGCTCGACGAGCGACCCGAGCGGATCGTGACGGTAAACCCATCGGCCGCCCAGACGCTCTGGGAGATCGGCGCGCGCGACCGCGTCGTCGGCGTGACGCAGTTCGCGGCGTACCTCGACGGGGCCGGAGAGAAGACGGACGTCTCGGCCGAGGGACTCGGCGTCAGCGTCGAGAAGGTCGTGAACGCCGATCCCGACCTCGTGCTCGCCCCGAACGCCTCCGCCGATCAGGTTGCGGACCTCCGCGAGCAGGGGCTCACCGTCTATCACTTCCCCGCGGCGACGAGCGTCGACGACATCGCGGCGAAGACGACGACGACCGGCCGGCTGGTCGGCAACTGCGAGGCAGCGGCGGCGACCAACGAGGAGATGGCCGCGGCCGTCGCCGACGCGGAAGCGCGGACCGCGGACGTCGACCGGCCGAAAGCGCTGTACCCGCTCGGCGACGGGTTCGTCGCCGGCGGCGACACGTTCATCGACGAGATCATGCGCGTCGGCGGCGTCGACAACGTCGCCGCCGAGGAGGGCGACGGCTACCCGCAGCTGTCGAACGAGGTGATCCTCCAGACCGACCCCGAACTGATCATCGTCACCGATCCCGACGCGCCGCTCCTCGACGAGGAGCCGTACGCGAGCACGACCGCGGGCGTCGAGCGGAACTACGTCGTCTTGGACCGGAACTACCTCAACCAGCCCGCGCCGCGCAGCGTGATCGAGACGACGACGACGCTCTCGACTGCAATCGCGGACAGACAGGCACAAGCCGGCAGCGGTGACGGCGCGAGCGGGGCGGACGACGGGACCGGCGCTGCCGCACCCGGCTTCGGCGTCGTCGCCGCCGTACTCGCAACGCTCGCGGTCGCGGTGCGGGCGAGCCGACGCTGAAGATCGGAACTGACGCCGAGAGGCGGCGACCCGACCTACTGGTTCGCCGAGCGCGCGTCGAGCGCGACCGGGATCGATCGCGCCGCAACGTCGCCCGCGAACGCTTCGCCGTCGGCTTCCAGCCGGTCGAAGGTGTCGTAATGGATGGGAACGACCAGATCCGGATCGAGCTCCTCGGCGAGGTCGGCCGCGGCATGGCGGTCGGAGACGAGTCCGCCACCGGCGATGTTCGCGAGGAATATCGAAACGTCGAGCTCGGCGAACCCGTCGAGCGCGTCGGAGTCGCCGGGCCAGAACACGGTGCGACCGCCGACAGAGAGGAGGAAGCCGCAGCCGAGCCCCGGCGGGTGGACCACCGAGCCGTCCGGGCCGGCGTTCGGCCCCTCGGGGTCGTTGTGCGCCGGGACGGTCCAGCACGTAGCCACGCCGGCGGGAGTGTCGACATCAACCTGCGCCTCGTCGTCGACGCGGACCACGTCGTAGTCGGCCGCGAGCGATTCGATCGGCTCCACGTCGCGGTCGATACCGGCGGAATCGACGGCGTCGTAGATCACGACCGTCGCGTGGTCGGCGGCGACAGACCGGATCCCCGCGGGGTCGTAGTGGTGGTCGTGGGTGACGACGACGAGGTCGCCGTCGCGTGCCCAGTAGTCGTCCAAGACGCCGTATCGGCCGGGGTCGGTGTACGCGACAGGGCCGTCCGCGGGCTCCAGCCGCGCCGTCGCGTAGCCGAGCCACTCCACGGTGAACTCGTCGTATCGAACGGTCATGGGGGGAGTCCGATTCCCACCGCCTTGAGCGTGGCTATGGTCGATCGGGGCGATCGGCCGCGCTGTCGTCCCGGCCGGTCGTCCCGCCGTCCCGGCCGGCCGTCTCGTCGTCGATCACGGCCGTCGAATCGCCCGCCAGCCGCTCCACCCGTTCTAACGAGTCGGCGTCGGCCACATCTTTGTCCTCGCGGACGCCCACGAACCGCGGGAACCGGAGCGCGTAGCCGGACGAGTACGTCGGCGACGGCTGGATCTCTTCGTACCCGACCTCGACGACGAGCGCCGGGTCGAACGCGACCGTCGTCCCCTCCTCGCGGACGACGTGCGGTCTCAGACGCTCCGTGAGGTCGGCGAGCTCCTCGTCGGTG is a genomic window containing:
- a CDS encoding digeranylgeranylglycerophospholipid reductase; its protein translation is MVDRYDVVIAGAGPAGAQCARDLATRGYDVVVLETEPEAEFPRQSNKSTAGTFPSMMSAFGIPDDVVMSYTDDVVLESPNSYYESYQPGAVLEFGEFKRFLVEDGRENGAEYRFDARVSRPILDGEEVIEGVRYNGDEAVYGEVVIDATGPAAPIASALDVVDLERENQAIGIEYEMEGVEMNHPEYADLRRAMMLRLDHDIAPGGYSWIFATGEDTAKVGICYIQNDRHREFADEGQTVDGYLNEWIERDPRFADAERIDGKVHRGSAHIQMPDEMHTDRFLAIGDTVPSIDPLWGEGIHKGMKSARAAAATVDRCLTDSERRLDAESLAVYERLWHRDVAPRMKARLMLTRLLYLAPNERYDRFMRDLRATDENTLEKANQGDTAAMAKLLHLDDLPLLATFAREHFL
- a CDS encoding ATP-binding cassette domain-containing protein, which translates into the protein MTPEAPEPSDRDAPLVAVDDLAVAFGDVSVVSGVDLRVDRGDLVGLVGPNGAGKTTVLRAIKGTITPDAGSVRLDGESVADLSARETGRRVASVPQETNLAFDFRVRHVVEMGRTPHLGRFDGHGADDERAVREAMDAAGVSRFADRSITAVSGGERQRVLLARALAQETPALLLDEPTASLDVNHAVETLELVRDLVDDGRGALAAIHDLDAAARFCDELVVVANGGVHAAGPPDDVLTAETLRAAFDAEAFVGRSPATGEAAVTAFAAVDDWDASSGRDASDSGHSSGGAVQSDARRIHVVGSGRDAARAIARLAAAGYSLSVGVVPAGDAAAAVAADAAATVVSAPPFEPVDDEALEAAVALASTVDVTVAFGGNAGPNAPVLAAADQVVSVDGDASDEALLAAVREAAPVPDDDPESAREERDPSPS
- the btuC gene encoding vitamin B12 ABC transporter permease BtuC, whose amino-acid sequence is MHAWTRSMAWSAALAATLVAVMVVSAAIGPVTIPPTEVLKAVVNVLVVPVGVEFTSLGGGPLLLPGVDVAYRSPFAFPVDDVHRQIVVGVRLPRILLAALVGFALAAAGTVMQGFFRNPMADPSIIGVSSGAAAGAVAFIVFPVAVSATVTLPLVGAVDVGVSDGTGVSLFAFVGALAAAFGVYAIATTRGRTPVATLLLAGVAVQTFLGAVISYLQLRAGESLRRVVAWLMGHLSGAAWSDVAVTAVVVPPLFVLLLAYARDLNVLLLGEEEARGLGVAVERTKRILLCASALITAAGVAFAGVIGFVGLIVPHMLRLVVGPDHRVLLPTAALAGGSFLVAADTVARAGSTELPVGIVTAAVGAPFFVYLLVNREVHEL
- a CDS encoding PGF-CTERM-anchored ABC transporter substrate-binding protein, which codes for MRLTSVFVAALLVTSAIAGGVTAATVNAQPAVTHVDHAAAHPVASADPVTSGGVQSQAQASHGGGASDACEFPVELTDATGTTVTLDERPERIVTVNPSAAQTLWEIGARDRVVGVTQFAAYLDGAGEKTDVSAEGLGVSVEKVVNADPDLVLAPNASADQVADLREQGLTVYHFPAATSVDDIAAKTTTTGRLVGNCEAAAATNEEMAAAVADAEARTADVDRPKALYPLGDGFVAGGDTFIDEIMRVGGVDNVAAEEGDGYPQLSNEVILQTDPELIIVTDPDAPLLDEEPYASTTAGVERNYVVLDRNYLNQPAPRSVIETTTTLSTAIADRQAQAGSGDGASGADDGTGAAAPGFGVVAAVLATLAVAVRASRR
- a CDS encoding MBL fold metallo-hydrolase, whose translation is MTVRYDEFTVEWLGYATARLEPADGPVAYTDPGRYGVLDDYWARDGDLVVVTHDHHYDPAGIRSVAADHATVVIYDAVDSAGIDRDVEPIESLAADYDVVRVDDEAQVDVDTPAGVATCWTVPAHNDPEGPNAGPDGSVVHPPGLGCGFLLSVGGRTVFWPGDSDALDGFAELDVSIFLANIAGGGLVSDRHAAADLAEELDPDLVVPIHYDTFDRLEADGEAFAGDVAARSIPVALDARSANQ